In a single window of the Porites lutea chromosome 14, jaPorLute2.1, whole genome shotgun sequence genome:
- the LOC140925190 gene encoding dnaJ homolog subfamily C member 4-like has protein sequence MLMHMCGARPEYHPFIVFHSACPYSTATQASSSRKPTLYEILDVSETATLGEIKNAFIKKSKESHPDTNPLKPELHNTFVEVSEAYNILSDASSRRAYDLSLLSSFNSSSSSRGSPFGSVPRNRQSSYSYYYEKATSSSNYRQSRTYDFTAPHVHVNRAQKQKHNRLIMLGAFVFMMTGATVSYLIIRTRHNLYRAHMDESNRRAHQVYSQAVERGRANGLKRQLEHLIAQSSSGLEKIAASKSIQHLEEKRE, from the exons ATGCTGATGCACATGTGTGGAGCAAGGCCAGAGTACCATCCTTTTATTGTGTTTCATTCAGCCTGTCCATATTCAACTGCTACTCAAGCTAG CTCTTCAAGAAAACCAACTTTGTATGAGATCTTAGACGTATCGGAAACAGCAACTCTTGGAGAAATCAAGAATGCCTTTATAAAAAAGTCCAAAGAG TCTCATCCAGATACAAATCCACTCAAACCAGAACTCCACAATACTTTTGTTGAG GTCAGTGAGGCATACAATATATTAAGTGATGCAAGTAGCAGACGTGCATATGATCTCTCACTACTCAGCTCTTTCAATTCCTCCTCTTCTTCAAGAGGTAGTCCCTTTGGTTCTGTGCCACGAAACAG GCAATCTTCATACAGTTACTATTATGAGAAGGCCACAAGCTCATCAAACTACAG GCAATCAAGAACCTATGACTTTACAGCaccacatgtacatgtaaacagAGCTCAAAAACAGAAACACAACAGACTTATTATGTTGGGAGCTTTTGTCTTCATGATGACTGGAGCTACAGTTAGCTATCTTATAATCAG AACAAGACATAACCTGTACAGAGCACATATGGATGAATCCAATCGAAGAGCACATCAGGTGTATTCACAGGCTGTGGAGAGGGGAAG AGCAAACGGTCTAAAGCGTCAACTGGAACATCTAATCGCTCAGAGCAGTAGTGGGCTTGAAAAAATTGCTGCGTCAAAATCAATACAGCATTTAGAAGAGAAGAGAGAGTGA
- the LOC140925189 gene encoding SPARC-related modular calcium-binding protein 2-like → MEDKTRAMVAILQILCLLVRLQYVSGACRKCPEDESGARPVCGSDGRTYSSRCLLHYAKCKLGIKVKMAYKGKCRKPGADDQDARKFPLQSDNQVLSPTSKCLQDRQQALQNAKSKQLIMLGVFVPKCESDGSYSQVQCLHSSQYCWCVDKMGKEIRRTRVRGSRPRCPTLNLAHMKPSVKPAGKSWKYVKPCSNCKGCSQETRAVFNEKLVTFLSKEFMEYVQRPSPSSTDKVQGQPKSMEKTHLLLWKFTHLDANADYVLEMRELHGFLKKTKKTISPKKCSRSFLAYCDKDGNYKLSLNEWYICLGVKENKKCTGEYLAALKSTQHSTGSNPYLPRCASDGSYEPTQCHYSLGYCWCVDVDTGKPIPNTTAKSSSLDCWKYTSKDNSTTIVKKQCAQDLWTSFKKHMIKLFRKEVEVDSPSSNNNDPIGSSMRNHERRSARSGDLQYLGSKLSDHQVLIWKFNRLDKNKDKLLLSSEFLTSAMKKHLGTIKRGRKCSKKLLNDCDLDKDRGLSILEWTRCLSTSRRIMPLQ, encoded by the exons TATGTAAGTGGTGCATGCCGAAAGTGCCCAGAGGATGAGTCAGGCGCCAGACCAGTGTGTGGAAGTGATGGAAGAACATATAGCAGTCGATGTCTTCTTCATTACGCAAAGTGCAAACTTGGGATTAAAGTAAAGATGGCTTACAAAGGAAAATGCAGAAAACCAG GTGCAGACGACCAAGATGCCAGAAAATTCCCACTGCAAAGTGACAACCAGGTATTATCACCCACATCAAAATGTCTCCAAGACAGACAGCAAGCATTGCAGAATGCTAAATCAAAACAGCTGATTATGCTGGGCGTTTTTGTACCCAAGTGTGAGTCAGATGGGAGTTATTCCCAAGTGCAATGCCTCCATTCATCACAATATTGTTGGTGCGTGGATAAAATGGGGAAAGAAATTCGCCGCACAAGAGTACGAGGCAGTAGACCAAGATGTCCTACACTTAACCTTGCACACA tGAAACCATCAGTCAAGCCAGCAGGAAAAAGCTGGAAGTATGTGAAACCTTGCAGTAATTGCAAAG GTTGTTCACAAGAAACACGAGCTGTTTTTAATGAGAAGCTTGTGACATTTTTGTCTAAAGAATTCATGGAATATGTCCAAAGGCCATCCCCTTCATCTACAGATAAAGTTCAAG GTCAGCCTAAAAGTATGGAAAAGACTCATCTCTTACTCTGGAAATTTACTCATCTTGATGCTAACGCTGATTATGTGCTGGAAATGCGAGAGCTTCATGGCTTcttaaagaaaactaaaaagacCATTTCACCCAAGAAGTGTAGCCGTTCATTTTTAGCCTACTGCGACAAGGATGGGAATTATAAGCTCTCACTAAATGAGTGGTACATATGCTTAGGGGTGAAAG AGAACAAAAAGTGCACTGGAGAATATCTTGCAGCACTGAAATCAACACAGCATTCAACAGGCTCCAATCCTTACCTACCACGCTGCGCAAGTGATGGTTCTTATGAACCTACACAATGTCATTACTCACTTGGTTACTGCTGGTGTGTTGACGTGGATACAGGAAAACCAATTCCCAACACAACAGCTAAATCCAGTTCATTGGATTGCTGGAAATACA CATCTAAGGACAATTCAACAACCATAGTGAAAAAAC AATGTGCCCAGGATTTATGGACTTCATTTAAGAAACACATGATCAAGTTATTCAGAAAAGAAGTTGAAGTAGATTCACCATCAAGTAACAACAATGATCCCATCG GATCCTCAATGAGAAATCATGAACGCAGGAGTGCAAGGTCCGGTGATCTTCAATATCTGGGCTCAAAGCTCTCAGATCATCAAGTCTTAATCTGGAAATTCAATCGTttggacaaaaacaaagacaaacttCTTTTGTCGAGCGAGTTTCTGACATCTGCCATGAAGAAACATCTTGGCACAataaaaagaggaagaaaatgtAGCAAAAAGTTGTTAAATGACTGTGACCTTGACAAAGATAGAGGTCTGTCAATACTGGAATGGACTCGATGCTTGAGTACAAGTAGAAGAATAATGCCTCTGCAATGA